In Candidatus Roseilinea sp., one DNA window encodes the following:
- a CDS encoding haloacid dehalogenase — protein MDSSRLSGIGERIRESLVAKNAARDKAVNLSRELIRYCSLAIRASHRDEWDEAERLLGEARRTSDALIAIVGPYPDLFFTGYTQDALKELAEAHIALAIAQDKPVPAPEEIGVEYAAYLNGLAEAAGELRRRALDEIRGGHSQEAERLLAAMDEIYDVLVIMDFPEAITGGLRRNTDMVRGVLERTRSDLTISFRESELKAAIDALRERLDGR, from the coding sequence ATGGATAGCAGCCGCCTGTCGGGAATCGGAGAACGCATCCGTGAGAGTCTCGTTGCAAAGAACGCAGCGCGTGACAAAGCCGTCAACCTTTCCAGAGAGTTGATTCGCTATTGCTCACTCGCCATCCGTGCCTCACACCGCGATGAGTGGGACGAAGCCGAACGGTTGCTGGGCGAGGCACGCCGCACATCCGATGCGCTGATTGCGATCGTCGGGCCGTATCCCGATCTGTTCTTCACCGGATACACGCAAGACGCGTTGAAGGAGCTGGCCGAGGCGCACATCGCGCTGGCCATCGCGCAAGACAAGCCGGTGCCTGCGCCGGAGGAGATCGGCGTGGAATACGCGGCCTATTTGAACGGGTTGGCCGAAGCCGCCGGCGAGCTACGCCGGCGTGCACTGGATGAGATCCGCGGCGGCCACAGCCAAGAGGCCGAACGCCTGCTCGCCGCGATGGACGAGATCTACGACGTGCTAGTGATTATGGATTTCCCCGAGGCAATCACTGGCGGGCTGCGCCGCAACACCGACATGGTGCGCGGTGTCCTGGAGCGCACGCGGAGCGACTTGACCATCAGCTTCCGTGAGTCGGAGCTGAAGGCGGCGATTGACGCGCTCCGAGAGCGATTGGATGGGAGGTGA
- the mtnP gene encoding S-methyl-5'-thioadenosine phosphorylase — MTQSSHAPITLAVIGGSGLYAMPGLTDVEEVTIATPFGDPSDAIVIGTYHGCRIAFLPRHGRGHRYNPSEVPYRANIWALKSLGVKHVVSVSACGSLREHLRPRDIVVPDQLFDFTKGKRAYSFFEGGMVGHVSVGEPFSRSLSAALTQAVRDAGGTVHEGGVFITIEGPRFSTKAESRVFRAWGCDIIGMTACPEAFLAREAELDFAIMAHVTDYDVWHEEEGEVTVDMVIQRLNDNLALAQRAIANLAPVVATLPHESAGAMKYAVMTARDRISSEARERLGLLVGNYLT; from the coding sequence ATGACCCAGTCATCTCATGCTCCCATTACCTTGGCCGTCATCGGCGGCAGCGGGCTGTATGCCATGCCCGGCCTGACCGATGTCGAAGAAGTCACGATCGCCACACCGTTCGGCGATCCGTCGGATGCGATCGTGATCGGCACGTATCACGGTTGTCGCATCGCCTTCCTCCCCCGTCACGGGCGTGGGCATCGCTACAACCCCAGCGAAGTGCCCTACCGCGCCAACATCTGGGCGCTCAAGTCGCTGGGTGTGAAGCACGTCGTCAGCGTGAGCGCGTGCGGCAGCCTGCGCGAACATTTGCGCCCGCGCGACATCGTCGTGCCGGATCAGTTGTTCGATTTCACCAAAGGCAAGCGCGCCTACTCGTTCTTCGAGGGCGGCATGGTCGGACATGTTTCGGTCGGCGAGCCGTTCTCGAGGTCGCTCAGCGCAGCGCTGACGCAAGCCGTGCGCGACGCCGGCGGGACGGTGCATGAGGGCGGCGTGTTCATCACCATCGAAGGACCGCGCTTCAGCACCAAAGCCGAAAGCCGCGTCTTTCGCGCATGGGGCTGCGACATTATCGGCATGACGGCCTGCCCGGAAGCCTTCCTCGCCCGCGAGGCCGAGCTGGACTTCGCCATCATGGCCCACGTCACCGACTACGACGTGTGGCACGAGGAAGAAGGCGAGGTGACGGTGGACATGGTGATCCAGCGGCTGAACGACAACCTGGCACTGGCGCAGCGCGCAATTGCCAACCTCGCGCCGGTCGTCGCGACGTTGCCACACGAGAGCGCCGGCGCGATGAAATATGCCGTGATGACCGCGCGCGACCGCATCTCCTCCGAAGCGCGCGAGCGCTTGGGCCTGCTGGTCGGCAACTACCTAACGTGA
- a CDS encoding hypothetical protein (possible pseudo, frameshifted), translating into MDNTSGTRYADVASWELSDSLWARIEPLLPQPKSRYRGRGRQRKHIGGRPAADRRKTMTGILYALRTGIPWNAMPKEYGSGKTVHRYFQRWVQAGVFKRMWQAGLAEYDEVKGIAWKWQAGDGAMTKAPLGGEKTGKNPTDRAKRGVKRSLLVDEQGVPLSIVVSGANTPDSALLESTLDAMPVERPDPQTVPQNLCLDKAYSGEPCRQVAQAHGYEIHVPDKENAQKNAGASRADASRAAGWSK; encoded by the coding sequence ATGGATAATACCAGTGGGACGCGATACGCCGACGTTGCAAGTTGGGAGCTGTCTGATAGTCTGTGGGCGCGCATTGAACCGTTGTTGCCCCAACCGAAGTCGCGCTATCGCGGACGCGGACGGCAGCGCAAACACATCGGTGGGCGGCCGGCAGCAGACCGGCGCAAGACCATGACCGGCATCTTGTACGCGCTGCGAACCGGCATTCCGTGGAACGCCATGCCGAAAGAGTATGGATCGGGAAAGACAGTCCATCGCTACTTTCAGCGCTGGGTGCAGGCGGGCGTCTTCAAGCGCATGTGGCAGGCGGGTTTGGCGGAGTATGACGAGGTCAAAGGGATCGCCTGGAAGTGGCAAGCGGGCGACGGGGCGATGACCAAGGCCCCGCTGGGGGGCGAAAAGACAGGCAAAAACCCTACGGATCGCGCCAAAAGGGGCGTCAAGCGCAGTCTGTTGGTGGATGAGCAGGGTGTGCCGTTGTCGATCGTGGTCAGCGGGGCGAACACGCCGGATAGCGCGTTGCTGGAGTCCACGCTGGATGCCATGCCGGTGGAGCGACCTGACCCGCAAACCGTCCCGCAGAATCTGTGTCTGGACAAAGCTTACAGCGGCGAACCCTGCCGTCAGGTGGCGCAGGCACATGGCTACGAAATCCATGTGCCGGACAAGGAGAACGCCCAAAAAAACGCCGGCGCAAGCCGGGCCGACGCAAGTCGCGCCGCTGGGTGGTCGAAGTGA
- a CDS encoding DNA methyltransferase, with the protein MTTQMKFSLFTDSDGTALPRPVNVASVPQRSPFRYPGGKTWFVPTFRRWMASLKVKPHVLVEPFAGGGIISLTALFENWVDKVVMVELDDEVAAVWETIVSGDAEWLAHRILAFRMTREAVEAELEKTVQSRRELAFQTILKNRTLHGGILAEGSSFIRHGENNKGIGSRWYPKTLAQRLINLDRVASRIDFRQDDGLKVMAEFATNPDVVYFIDPPYTAGGKKAGKRLYKHYQLDHEALFALCESLVGDFLMTYDEAEEVKDMARRRGFQMRLIPMKGTHHAQMRELIIGRNLSWLDDLPAVRDAKVAYQVRKGQRKP; encoded by the coding sequence ATGACAACGCAGATGAAGTTTTCGCTGTTCACCGACTCTGATGGAACGGCTTTGCCCCGCCCAGTGAACGTTGCTTCCGTGCCGCAGCGGAGCCCTTTCCGTTATCCAGGCGGAAAGACTTGGTTCGTGCCGACGTTTCGGCGCTGGATGGCCAGCCTGAAGGTCAAGCCGCACGTTCTGGTCGAGCCGTTCGCTGGTGGCGGGATTATTAGCCTCACCGCACTCTTCGAGAATTGGGTTGACAAGGTCGTCATGGTCGAATTGGATGATGAGGTGGCAGCCGTTTGGGAAACCATTGTGAGTGGCGACGCGGAGTGGCTTGCTCATCGAATCTTGGCATTTCGGATGACGCGGGAAGCCGTGGAAGCAGAACTTGAGAAGACAGTGCAATCCAGAAGAGAGCTTGCATTCCAGACAATCTTGAAGAATCGGACTCTGCATGGGGGGATACTCGCCGAGGGGTCCAGCTTTATCCGGCATGGAGAGAACAACAAAGGCATTGGCTCTCGATGGTATCCAAAAACTCTAGCTCAGCGCCTCATCAACCTTGATCGAGTCGCCAGCCGAATTGACTTTCGTCAAGATGACGGTTTGAAGGTGATGGCTGAATTCGCAACAAACCCGGATGTCGTGTATTTCATAGATCCTCCCTATACCGCTGGTGGAAAGAAGGCAGGGAAGCGACTCTATAAGCATTATCAACTCGATCATGAAGCGCTCTTTGCGCTGTGTGAATCCCTTGTGGGCGATTTTTTGATGACTTACGATGAAGCCGAGGAAGTGAAAGACATGGCGCGCCGACGTGGCTTTCAAATGCGTCTAATACCGATGAAGGGAACTCACCATGCTCAAATGAGGGAACTGATCATCGGTAGAAATCTCTCTTGGCTTGACGACTTACCAGCAGTACGGGATGCAAAAGTGGCGTATCAAGTCAGGAAAGGTCAGAGAAAGCCATAG